One Rhodococcus sp. P1Y DNA window includes the following coding sequences:
- a CDS encoding MCE family protein, with translation MIDSPSVVKRRLLGLLLFVMVILFVGWSVTSYSKTFKKVVSIDLVTDSVGNALPSNADVKVRGLIVGEVRSASSVDGVVTAKLAIDPDKAELIPSNSTARLLPKTLFGERYVALQIPENDTASPITNGTVLRQDTSGSAIEVGQLLDNLLPLLEAIPPQDLASTLGALAQGLSGRGQQLGLTVDRLENIFKGLNTELPNIQEDLRGLADFSQTYADAGPQLIDALDNLSVTGNTLVEQRPAVDTLISSLTATSSSTADFVEANANDLITISRDSREALELLAQYSPSFGCTFSQFVPVVERAQKVIGVGDEYRGINVDMPLVNPKGRYLPNQDEPRLFEDRGPRCYTPADTAAGEFFPQYPGGSANDGSYQVPSRNPGPQDIPELPAPQYSALPGLDNAAPASYAGSDFERDTLAVIYGGQTGTAPEDVPSWVTSAGAPALRGTSVTLTASVE, from the coding sequence ATGATCGATTCGCCGTCCGTGGTCAAGCGGAGACTGCTCGGCCTGCTGTTGTTTGTCATGGTCATCCTTTTCGTCGGCTGGTCGGTCACCTCGTACAGCAAGACGTTCAAGAAGGTCGTCAGTATCGACCTGGTCACGGACTCGGTGGGCAATGCGTTGCCGTCGAATGCCGATGTGAAGGTTCGCGGTCTGATCGTGGGTGAGGTCCGTTCGGCGTCTTCGGTCGACGGTGTCGTCACCGCGAAGCTCGCGATCGACCCGGACAAGGCGGAACTCATTCCGTCGAACTCCACCGCGCGGTTGCTGCCGAAGACACTGTTCGGTGAACGCTATGTGGCACTGCAGATTCCTGAGAACGACACCGCATCGCCGATCACCAACGGCACCGTGCTCCGGCAGGACACCAGTGGAAGCGCAATCGAGGTCGGGCAGTTGCTCGACAACCTGCTCCCACTGCTCGAAGCGATTCCGCCGCAGGATCTGGCGAGCACCCTCGGTGCCCTCGCACAAGGTCTGAGTGGGCGCGGACAACAGCTCGGTCTGACGGTCGATCGTTTGGAGAACATTTTCAAGGGTCTGAACACCGAACTGCCGAACATCCAGGAAGACCTGCGCGGTCTCGCGGACTTCTCGCAGACCTACGCCGATGCGGGCCCGCAGTTGATCGATGCACTCGACAACCTGTCGGTCACCGGTAACACGTTGGTCGAGCAGCGTCCGGCCGTGGACACCCTGATTTCGTCGCTGACGGCGACCAGCAGCTCGACGGCCGACTTCGTCGAGGCAAACGCGAACGACCTCATCACTATTTCCCGGGACTCGCGTGAGGCACTCGAACTGCTCGCCCAGTATTCGCCGTCGTTCGGCTGCACGTTCAGTCAGTTCGTACCGGTCGTCGAGCGCGCACAGAAGGTGATCGGGGTCGGCGACGAATACCGAGGCATCAACGTCGACATGCCACTTGTGAACCCGAAGGGTCGATACCTCCCGAACCAGGACGAGCCGAGACTGTTCGAGGATCGTGGTCCGCGGTGCTACACGCCGGCCGACACGGCTGCGGGGGAGTTCTTCCCGCAGTATCCGGGTGGTTCGGCCAACGACGGCTCCTACCAGGTGCCGTCGAGAAACCCGGGCCCGCAGGATATTCCGGAGCTTCCGGCGCCGCAGTACTCGGCCTTGCCCGGACTGGACAACGCTGCTCCGGCGAGCTACGCGGGCTCGGATTTCGAACGTGACACACTCGCCGTGATCTACGGCGGACAGACGGGGACCGCTCCGGAGGACGTTCCTTCGTGGGTCACCTCGGCAGGGGCGCCAGCGCTGAGAGGAACGTCGGTCACGCTTACCGCCTCGGTCGAGTAG
- a CDS encoding CPBP family intramembrane glutamic endopeptidase, producing MPNGTQVWVRPDSSYRPNLLVTIGLLLGLACLWTLLFSISILGSLWRFSEPDAAAPVLSAADQRADLAVLVVQFVVGSIAVASVLLIRKRTLAAALPARRGSAADAAVAFCAAIAASSALVLALDSSGLARFDISVPAVVESPALAALSAVSAGLREEPLMAALPVVLLAGRVPIGAIMVVAGVMRGFLYLYFGGGGFVWAALWGAAAVWVYFKYRRLWVLVVVHGLIMNIQAFDRVIGYDSAAMVLQWANILILFGALTLWIVPRALSSVRLGDRRGDLRTSDLVEPEVSDVPELPHVPPDDASRKPPAVSP from the coding sequence GTGCCGAACGGAACCCAGGTGTGGGTGCGGCCCGACTCGTCGTACCGCCCGAATTTACTTGTCACGATCGGATTGTTGCTCGGACTTGCGTGCCTGTGGACTCTGCTGTTTTCGATCAGCATCCTGGGGTCGCTGTGGCGGTTCAGTGAGCCGGACGCCGCTGCGCCAGTCCTTTCCGCCGCTGATCAGCGCGCGGACCTTGCTGTTCTCGTCGTGCAGTTCGTGGTCGGATCCATTGCTGTCGCATCGGTGTTGCTGATACGTAAGCGGACTCTGGCGGCCGCGCTTCCGGCGCGACGCGGAAGCGCGGCCGATGCGGCGGTTGCGTTCTGCGCCGCGATCGCAGCGTCGTCGGCGTTGGTGCTGGCTCTCGACAGTTCAGGACTGGCTCGGTTCGACATCTCGGTGCCTGCAGTTGTCGAATCGCCGGCACTGGCTGCGCTGTCGGCTGTATCCGCAGGACTCAGGGAAGAGCCCTTGATGGCGGCGCTCCCGGTCGTGCTTCTCGCCGGCCGAGTGCCGATCGGCGCGATCATGGTCGTTGCGGGCGTAATGCGGGGATTTCTGTATCTCTACTTCGGCGGCGGCGGATTCGTGTGGGCGGCATTGTGGGGCGCCGCTGCAGTGTGGGTGTATTTCAAGTACCGACGGCTCTGGGTGCTGGTCGTCGTACACGGACTCATCATGAACATCCAGGCGTTCGATCGTGTGATCGGCTACGACAGCGCCGCGATGGTGCTGCAGTGGGCCAACATTCTGATCCTTTTCGGGGCGCTGACGCTCTGGATCGTGCCGCGCGCGCTCAGCAGCGTCCGACTAGGGGACAGGCGCGGAGATCTTCGGACGTCCGACCTCGTCGAACCCGAAGTGTCCGATGTTCCCGAGTTGCCCCACGTGCCACCCGACGATGCTTCGCGGAAGCCCCCCGCTGTATCGCCTTGA
- a CDS encoding DUF4436 family protein, whose translation MAVGTDLGTSSRWKVAAVVGAVVVCYVAVLLSYASAHSTDEVDTHTPDPGGALVYVDMSSVAGTDFSLDARVSVYPGSELMDNNGHLDRDVVVDLTPMQAENQLEFPAGSAAGPLPATIYADGDARSWPFDRYTAQSVTVRVFGRTDAGQQPIPAVVVVTNSLTGWNVDAGSTEIRDGDEFDVTVSRNTVSKVYDLAICLVLLALPTCALFVAVSTVRRRKKFQPPMVTWFAVMLFAVLPIRNLLPGAPPIGSWVDYTVILWVVMGLVTAMISYVYAWWRDAP comes from the coding sequence GTGGCCGTGGGGACCGATCTCGGAACGTCGTCCCGGTGGAAGGTTGCGGCCGTCGTCGGCGCAGTAGTGGTCTGCTACGTCGCTGTTCTGCTGTCGTACGCTTCTGCGCATTCGACCGACGAGGTCGACACGCACACACCGGATCCAGGCGGCGCCTTGGTGTACGTCGACATGAGTTCGGTTGCCGGTACCGACTTCTCGCTCGACGCTCGCGTCTCGGTGTATCCGGGTAGCGAATTGATGGACAACAACGGTCATCTCGACCGTGATGTCGTGGTCGATCTGACTCCGATGCAAGCCGAGAACCAATTGGAGTTTCCGGCCGGAAGCGCTGCCGGTCCCCTCCCCGCCACGATCTACGCTGACGGCGACGCCAGATCCTGGCCGTTCGATCGGTACACCGCACAGTCGGTGACGGTCCGGGTGTTCGGTCGGACGGACGCTGGGCAACAACCGATTCCGGCAGTCGTGGTGGTCACGAATTCACTGACAGGATGGAACGTCGACGCGGGCTCGACGGAGATTCGCGACGGTGATGAATTCGACGTGACGGTCAGCCGAAATACTGTCTCGAAGGTGTACGATCTGGCCATCTGTTTGGTCCTGCTCGCGTTGCCGACCTGCGCGCTGTTCGTTGCAGTGTCCACGGTGCGTAGGCGTAAGAAGTTTCAGCCGCCCATGGTGACGTGGTTCGCCGTGATGCTGTTCGCTGTCTTGCCGATCAGGAATTTGTTGCCGGGTGCACCACCGATCGGGTCCTGGGTCGACTACACAGTCATACTCTGGGTTGTGATGGGTCTGGTCACGGCCATGATCTCCTACGTCTACGCATGGTGGCGAGACGCACCGTAA
- a CDS encoding Gfo/Idh/MocA family protein has product MSNELRIAVLGVGMMGADHVARITSKIAGARVAVVNDYFLDKAEELAASIPGCRVVADPIDAISDPDVDAVLLATPGPTHEKQLLACLEHGKPVLCEKPLTTDVETSLAVVKAEAALGKTLIQVGFMRRFDDEYVELKALIDSGDIGRPLVVHCVHRNPAVPPNFDSAMIVKDSLVHEVDVTRFLLDEEIASVQIIKPSANSAAPHGLQDPQIALFATESGRHVDAEVFVTTGVAYEVRTEVVAELGSAMIGLDVGLVRKSAPGSWGGSITPSFKERFGRAYDSEIQRWVDAVVAGRETGHYIDGPGAWDGYAAAAVCAAGVKSLETGERVAVEMVDRSSI; this is encoded by the coding sequence ATGTCGAACGAATTGCGTATTGCCGTACTGGGTGTGGGGATGATGGGCGCGGATCACGTCGCTCGCATCACATCGAAGATCGCCGGAGCACGCGTCGCGGTGGTCAACGATTACTTCCTCGACAAGGCAGAGGAACTGGCAGCGTCGATTCCCGGCTGCCGCGTCGTGGCGGACCCCATCGACGCGATCTCGGATCCCGACGTCGACGCAGTGCTCCTGGCAACCCCCGGTCCCACCCATGAGAAGCAACTACTGGCCTGCCTGGAGCACGGCAAGCCCGTTCTGTGCGAGAAGCCGCTGACCACCGACGTCGAGACCTCACTCGCGGTAGTGAAAGCCGAAGCAGCACTGGGTAAAACACTGATCCAGGTCGGTTTCATGCGCCGCTTCGACGACGAGTACGTCGAGCTGAAGGCGCTCATCGATTCGGGCGACATCGGCCGTCCTCTCGTGGTGCACTGCGTGCATCGCAACCCGGCAGTCCCTCCGAACTTCGACAGCGCCATGATCGTCAAGGACTCGCTCGTGCACGAAGTCGATGTGACGCGATTTCTGCTCGACGAGGAAATCGCATCGGTTCAGATCATCAAGCCGTCCGCGAACTCCGCTGCACCGCATGGGCTTCAAGATCCGCAGATCGCACTATTCGCGACGGAATCAGGTCGTCACGTCGATGCTGAGGTCTTCGTGACCACCGGCGTTGCGTACGAGGTCCGCACAGAGGTCGTCGCCGAACTCGGGAGCGCGATGATCGGTCTCGATGTCGGATTGGTGCGCAAGAGCGCGCCCGGATCATGGGGCGGGTCGATTACTCCGTCCTTCAAGGAGCGGTTCGGGCGGGCGTACGACAGCGAGATCCAGCGCTGGGTCGACGCCGTCGTGGCTGGTCGTGAGACCGGACACTACATCGACGGACCAGGAGCGTGGGACGGTTATGCCGCAGCGGCAGTGTGTGCGGCAGGGGTGAAGTCGCTCGAGACCGGAGAGCGCGTAGCGGTCGAGATGGTCGATCGTTCGTCGATCTGA
- a CDS encoding LacI family DNA-binding transcriptional regulator: MAEVAERAGVSRTLVSLIFSDKPGASVNTRDRVLRAADELNYQPDRAAQLLARGRSRTLGVLTDVKQTFQAEMIGTVYDAAELAGYEVLLSASGPSRDEQKAIEALLSHRCEGLILIDPLSPSAYLRSVAERAVLTIVGRAIDPANTVRSADSKGIRQSVDHLVELGHRDIVHVDGGEHFVSIDRRRAYVESMRSHGLDAHIRVIAGAHDEPAGAAAVTLLLGESRLPTAILAGNDRSALGVMDELTRAGISIPEDVSIVGYDDSPLSSLARIDLTTVRQDSDGLARNALAFTVSRLQDPNLAPGESVIEPHLVIRGTTGPAPTR; encoded by the coding sequence ATGGCCGAGGTAGCGGAGCGGGCCGGCGTTTCGCGCACACTCGTGTCGCTCATTTTCAGCGACAAACCCGGCGCATCGGTCAATACCCGCGATCGCGTACTACGCGCCGCCGACGAACTGAACTACCAACCGGACCGGGCGGCGCAACTGTTGGCCCGAGGGCGAAGTCGAACTCTCGGCGTTCTCACCGACGTCAAACAGACCTTCCAAGCCGAGATGATCGGCACCGTGTACGACGCGGCCGAACTCGCAGGGTATGAGGTACTGCTCTCGGCGAGCGGCCCGTCCCGAGACGAACAAAAGGCCATCGAGGCACTCTTGAGTCATCGATGCGAGGGGCTGATCCTGATCGACCCACTGTCGCCTTCCGCGTATCTTCGTTCGGTGGCCGAGCGCGCCGTGCTTACGATCGTCGGTCGCGCAATCGATCCCGCCAACACCGTCAGGTCCGCCGACAGCAAGGGAATTCGGCAGTCGGTCGATCATCTCGTCGAACTGGGTCACCGAGACATCGTTCACGTCGACGGCGGTGAGCACTTCGTTTCCATCGATCGGCGACGAGCATACGTGGAGTCGATGCGTTCGCACGGACTCGACGCGCACATTCGAGTGATCGCAGGGGCGCACGACGAACCTGCGGGTGCGGCCGCGGTCACGCTTCTCCTAGGGGAATCACGCCTGCCCACTGCAATTCTTGCCGGTAACGACCGAAGTGCACTGGGCGTCATGGACGAGCTGACAAGGGCTGGGATCTCGATTCCCGAGGACGTCTCGATAGTGGGATACGACGATTCTCCTCTGTCGAGCCTGGCCAGAATCGACCTGACCACGGTCCGACAGGACAGCGACGGACTGGCACGGAACGCGTTGGCGTTCACTGTATCCCGGCTGCAGGACCCGAATCTCGCACCCGGGGAGAGCGTCATCGAGCCGCATCTGGTGATCCGCGGGACCACAGGTCCCGCGCCCACCAGGTAA
- a CDS encoding dihydrofolate reductase family protein has product MRTLIVTAFVSLDGVMEAPGGESGYRNAGWTFNEVEFDPAAYEIKGREQAETTALLLGRTSYEAFAPIWPTMDDFAGYNAMPRYVVSTTLEQDDSRWPATILRSVEDVAALKEEEGGPIAVHGSATLGKSLADAGLVDRYHLLTFPVLLGAGKRLFSESDMDATKLRLTEYEAFGNGIQKQVFDVVR; this is encoded by the coding sequence ATGCGTACCCTGATCGTTACTGCATTCGTGTCGTTGGACGGTGTCATGGAAGCGCCTGGCGGAGAATCCGGTTACCGGAACGCGGGTTGGACTTTCAACGAAGTCGAGTTCGACCCTGCAGCGTACGAGATCAAGGGCCGTGAGCAGGCGGAAACAACAGCGCTGCTGCTGGGCAGGACGTCCTACGAAGCCTTTGCGCCGATCTGGCCGACCATGGACGACTTCGCCGGATACAACGCAATGCCGCGCTATGTTGTGTCCACAACGCTCGAGCAGGACGATTCACGCTGGCCCGCAACGATATTGAGGTCGGTAGAAGACGTGGCCGCACTCAAGGAAGAGGAAGGCGGCCCGATCGCCGTCCACGGAAGTGCAACCCTCGGCAAGAGCCTCGCCGACGCTGGACTCGTGGATCGCTACCACCTCCTGACTTTTCCCGTGCTGCTCGGTGCAGGTAAGCGGCTGTTCAGTGAAAGCGACATGGATGCAACGAAGCTGCGGTTGACCGAATACGAGGCGTTCGGCAACGGCATTCAGAAGCAAGTTTTCGACGTGGTGCGCTGA
- a CDS encoding ferritin-like domain-containing protein: MATPTLLAQLRAVLQLTNTEIQVAETRVVQARTEAVRTELTQNAANGRERAEAIESTLRELGGLPDVVGPLVGRTLALFKTLAEQAQPFDEALFGDLALEHQLVSRSKYIKALATAADEPSVVGLANRLITAHTATVEWLETVLAEDALGGPAALRRTPLQAAAGSAVKLVNAPATWSARGLDRALDVARATPSRVSELLGRGAHAGDIAVRTLSASRDAALEAAEDVTRDEGVDGVADAIHSARAGGGILEPSELPIEDYETLNVSESVAAIKELDDPKDVRIVLAFEEAHKNRHGVVSAAQTRLAAIAKDVIAVH, from the coding sequence ATGGCTACACCCACCTTGCTCGCACAGTTGCGGGCCGTACTGCAGTTGACCAACACCGAAATCCAGGTGGCTGAAACTCGCGTCGTACAAGCTCGTACGGAAGCCGTACGGACCGAATTGACCCAAAATGCAGCGAACGGACGTGAGCGCGCGGAAGCGATCGAATCGACCCTGCGAGAGCTCGGCGGATTGCCGGACGTAGTAGGTCCGTTGGTCGGACGCACCCTCGCTCTGTTCAAGACGCTCGCCGAACAGGCACAGCCGTTCGACGAGGCGCTGTTCGGCGACCTCGCGCTCGAACATCAGCTGGTAAGCCGGTCCAAGTACATCAAGGCGCTGGCGACGGCCGCTGACGAACCCTCTGTCGTCGGTCTGGCGAATCGCCTGATCACAGCGCACACCGCCACCGTCGAGTGGCTGGAAACCGTCCTCGCCGAGGATGCCCTCGGTGGTCCTGCTGCACTTCGGCGTACGCCCCTCCAGGCCGCTGCCGGAAGTGCGGTCAAGCTCGTGAACGCACCAGCAACCTGGTCTGCTCGCGGACTCGACCGAGCTCTCGACGTCGCTCGTGCGACCCCCAGCCGCGTGTCGGAGCTGCTCGGACGTGGAGCTCACGCCGGAGATATCGCAGTCCGTACCTTGTCCGCGAGCCGTGACGCTGCGCTCGAAGCCGCCGAGGACGTCACGCGCGACGAGGGTGTCGACGGGGTTGCCGACGCTATCCACTCGGCCCGAGCCGGAGGCGGCATTCTGGAGCCCAGCGAACTTCCGATCGAAGACTACGAGACCTTGAACGTCTCCGAATCCGTGGCCGCCATCAAGGAACTGGACGATCCGAAGGACGTCCGGATCGTGTTGGCATTCGAAGAAGCACACAAGAACCGCCACGGCGTCGTGTCAGCAGCACAGACTCGACTGGCCGCAATAGCCAAGGACGTCATCGCCGTTCACTGA
- a CDS encoding NAD(P)/FAD-dependent oxidoreductase: MNHSDVVATPNNSGSDPSSTAQRMFDVVVIGGGNAGISAAARLTRKGIDNVAVVEINQVHTYRPLLSYVGGGQAQLSAAERTQRSVIPAGVTWVEDSAESIDPGAHTVTTASGQQLRYRDLVLGTGLVPDHTALPGIDEALDSPSVASNYVHRAEKTWELVRSMSPRGRAVFTVPRAPVSCTGTTLKPLFLAAAQWRSDGRLPGIDITLVIDRPNMLGVPDLDRRIRERLRQLDVRVVEHAAVTTLRPGQRSITVTGADGSSEDVQYDFLHLVPPFRGQEWLGHTGLTDPNRHGLVDVDPHTFQHRSHPDVWAVGDGAAIETDPSGGGLRKQVGILVDNILAARDGRKLGSYDGYTVAPIPIDAHTLIAGEFDRTGQVTSSLPSFLDPLEPRRSAWAFDRYVLPRVYWYSILKGRV, from the coding sequence ATGAACCACAGCGATGTCGTTGCCACACCGAATAATTCGGGTTCCGATCCGTCGAGCACAGCGCAACGCATGTTCGACGTTGTGGTCATCGGAGGTGGTAACGCCGGGATCAGCGCCGCGGCACGACTGACACGCAAAGGGATCGACAACGTTGCGGTAGTCGAAATCAACCAGGTGCACACCTACCGACCGTTGCTGTCGTACGTCGGTGGAGGTCAGGCGCAGCTGTCCGCTGCCGAACGCACGCAGCGCTCGGTAATTCCCGCCGGTGTTACCTGGGTCGAGGATTCAGCGGAGTCGATCGATCCCGGCGCGCACACGGTCACGACAGCATCCGGGCAGCAACTCCGCTATCGCGACCTCGTCCTGGGCACCGGTCTGGTTCCTGATCACACCGCACTGCCCGGCATCGACGAAGCACTCGATTCCCCTTCGGTAGCAAGTAATTACGTACACCGAGCCGAAAAGACGTGGGAGTTGGTCCGGTCCATGTCTCCGCGAGGCCGTGCAGTCTTCACCGTTCCCCGCGCGCCGGTGAGTTGCACCGGTACGACACTCAAACCCCTTTTCCTCGCTGCCGCGCAGTGGCGGAGCGACGGACGATTGCCCGGCATCGACATCACGTTGGTGATCGACCGACCGAACATGCTCGGCGTTCCGGATCTGGACAGACGAATTCGCGAGCGCCTTCGCCAGTTGGATGTCCGCGTCGTCGAGCACGCTGCGGTGACCACCCTTCGCCCAGGGCAGCGCAGCATCACTGTCACCGGTGCGGACGGGTCGTCCGAGGATGTCCAGTATGACTTCCTGCACCTCGTGCCGCCGTTCCGAGGGCAGGAGTGGCTGGGACACACTGGCTTGACAGACCCGAATCGTCATGGTCTCGTCGACGTCGACCCGCACACGTTCCAACACCGCAGCCACCCCGACGTATGGGCTGTGGGCGACGGTGCGGCAATCGAGACCGATCCGTCCGGCGGCGGATTGCGGAAGCAGGTCGGCATTCTCGTCGACAACATTCTCGCCGCGCGCGATGGCCGAAAACTCGGTTCGTACGACGGCTACACCGTCGCCCCGATTCCGATCGACGCGCACACCCTCATCGCCGGCGAGTTCGACCGCACCGGACAGGTGACGTCCTCACTGCCCTCGTTCCTCGACCCGCTCGAACCAAGAAGGTCCGCGTGGGCGTTCGATCGTTACGTCCTACCCCGTGTCTACTGGTACTCGATCCTCAAAGGCCGGGTGTAG
- a CDS encoding MFS transporter produces the protein MTLAPRTTSFTAGTLTLLGALYFAQGVPFGFFTSALPVVLRESGYSLVKISATGVLFLPWALKFLWAPYVDRYGTRRTWLLSLQIASAGVALGLSFLDLSTSLRWLFVGIFVVNVLSATQDVATDGMAVRLLSTRQRGLGNGLQVGAYRIGMVCGGGLLLWLFSVSGWRLLFASMAVLLLLATVPVLFLRQELRAADVHTEDEGSDREKSAARLALGWVERLRRPGMIAFILLIGGFKFGNSMGSALVGPFMSDSGLSLGQIALVDGGLSSVAALVGAGLGALLSFRYGRRHALLFGGIAQTVSLVLYVIASLGIGGFPLIVTASIAEHVLGGAATVAVFALMMDAAEKRFAGSDYTLVACAVVVAQGAAGVTAGVVGDLFGFTVMFVVATVLSGAGCAVLLLALDRGVGPSGLKAVVPPRRATPGL, from the coding sequence ATGACGTTGGCCCCCAGGACGACTTCGTTCACCGCTGGCACTCTGACACTGCTGGGAGCGCTGTATTTCGCTCAGGGCGTGCCTTTCGGGTTCTTCACCAGTGCGTTGCCGGTGGTCTTGCGAGAGTCCGGATACTCGCTGGTGAAAATCAGTGCGACGGGCGTCCTCTTCCTCCCGTGGGCGCTGAAATTCCTATGGGCGCCGTACGTCGACAGGTACGGCACCCGCAGGACGTGGCTGCTGTCGCTGCAGATCGCGTCGGCCGGTGTTGCGCTCGGCTTGTCGTTTTTGGACCTGTCGACATCGCTTCGATGGCTCTTCGTCGGAATCTTCGTCGTCAATGTTCTGTCGGCGACCCAGGATGTTGCGACGGACGGCATGGCGGTGCGTCTGTTGAGTACACGACAACGCGGGCTCGGCAATGGACTTCAAGTGGGTGCATATCGGATCGGAATGGTCTGCGGCGGGGGACTACTGCTGTGGCTGTTCTCGGTGTCCGGTTGGCGATTGCTGTTCGCCTCGATGGCTGTACTGCTGTTGCTCGCGACGGTTCCGGTGTTGTTTCTGCGGCAGGAACTTCGTGCCGCAGACGTCCACACCGAGGACGAGGGAAGCGACCGAGAGAAGTCCGCTGCTCGACTCGCTCTCGGCTGGGTCGAACGTCTGCGACGGCCGGGGATGATCGCGTTCATCCTTCTGATCGGCGGCTTCAAGTTCGGGAATTCGATGGGTTCGGCGCTCGTCGGTCCTTTCATGTCCGACAGCGGTTTGTCCCTGGGGCAGATCGCCCTCGTCGACGGTGGGCTGTCATCGGTGGCGGCGCTCGTCGGTGCTGGGCTCGGTGCGTTGTTGTCGTTCCGATACGGACGACGGCATGCGCTGCTGTTCGGCGGGATCGCGCAGACGGTCAGCCTGGTGCTGTACGTAATTGCATCGTTGGGAATCGGCGGTTTCCCGTTGATCGTGACGGCAAGTATCGCCGAGCACGTCCTCGGTGGCGCTGCAACCGTCGCGGTGTTCGCGCTGATGATGGATGCGGCCGAGAAACGGTTCGCAGGAAGCGACTACACCCTTGTCGCCTGTGCGGTCGTGGTTGCACAGGGTGCCGCCGGTGTGACGGCCGGAGTCGTCGGAGACCTCTTCGGTTTCACGGTCATGTTCGTCGTCGCGACGGTGTTGTCGGGTGCCGGCTGTGCTGTACTTCTACTCGCACTCGATCGAGGTGTAGGTCCGTCCGGACTGAAAGCGGTTGTCCCGCCGAGACGCGCTACACCCGGCCTTTGA